The Zingiber officinale cultivar Zhangliang chromosome 9A, Zo_v1.1, whole genome shotgun sequence genome window below encodes:
- the LOC122018986 gene encoding THO complex subunit 3-like, giving the protein MFFSPSQKPLFLLGRLDSRVAVTAPGQLEPAMEEKAFNFKNLSSREYQGHKKKVHSVAWNCLGTKLASGSVDHTARVWNIDAHGHGKVKDIELKGHADSVDQLCWDPKHPDVVATAAGDKSVRFWDARSGKCTQNVELSGENINITYKPDGTHIAVGNKEDELTILDVRKYKPIHRRKFNYEVNEIAWNTTGELFFLTTGNGTVEVLSYPSLKVLHTLMAHTAGCYCIAIDPIGRYFAVGSADSLVSLWGVSDILCIRTFTKLEWPVRTISFNYTGEYIASASEDLFVDISNVQTGRSVHQIPCKAPMNSVEWNPKYNLLAYAGDDKNKYQTDDGIFRIFGFESS; this is encoded by the exons ATGTTCTTCTCCCCGTCCCAGAAGCCCTTGTTTCTATTGGGTCGCTTGGATTCTCGAGTTGCAGTGACCGCGCCAGGGCAGTTGGAGCCGGCAATGGAGGAGAAAgccttcaatttcaaaaatttaagctCCAGGGAGTACCAAGGCCACAAAAAGAAG GTTCATTCGGTGGCCTGGAATTGTCTGGGAACGAAGCTTGCGTCCGGGTCTGTTGATCATACTGCTCGTGTTTGGAATATTGATGCTCATGGCCAT GGAAAAGTCAAAGACATTGAGTTGAAAGGTCATGCAGACAGTGTAGATCAGCTATGCTGGGACCCTAAGCATCCTGATGTTGTAGCAACAGCAGCAGGGGACAAGTCTGTTCGCTTTTGGGATGCTCGGA GTGGAAAGTGTACTCAAAATGTCGAGCTAAGTGGAGAAAACATCAACATTACTTACAAACCTGATGGGACTCACATAGCTGTTGGAAATAAG GAGGACGAATTGACTATATTGGATGTTCGGAAATATAAACCAATACATAGACGCAAATTTAACTATGAG GTAAATGAGATAGCATGGAATACAACTGGAGAGCTGTTTTTCCTCACTACTGGGAATG GTACTGTTGAAGTGCTATCATACCCATCCCTTAAGGTGCTTCACACCCTTATGGCTCACACTGCAGGATGCTATTGTATTGCTATTGATCCAATTGGAAG ATACTTTGCtgtaggaagtgcagattcacttGTCAGCCTCTGGGGTGTCTCAGATATTCTGTGCATTCGAACATTCACCAAACTGGA ATGGCCTGTCAGAACCATAAGCTTTAATTATACAGGAGAATACATTGCATCTGCAAGTGAAGATCTGTTTGTTGATATC TCCAATGTCCAAACTGGGAGGTCAGTTCATCAAATTCCCTGCAAGGCACCGATGAATAGCGTGGAGTGGAACCCAAAATACAACCTCCTGGCTTATGCAGGAGATGATAAGAACAAGTATCAGACTGATGATG GTATTTTTCGGATTTTTGGATTTGAGAGCAGCTAA